The nucleotide window ACCAAAATACGATTCTCTGATCTTTTTTGAATTCGAGACCGTCTAGCAGCTGAAATCTGGGAAACAGAGAGTGGTAATGAATTTGGAGCCGAAATTTGACTGTCTCTAAGAAAGGAGTATTCCTGGGTTTGCAACGTTATTGCCTGTTTTGTGTAAGGAAAGAGTTGCTTTATCTGCAAGGGAATCTGGCTACTTTGCTCCCAAGGGGAGAGTGAGCGCAGAAACTTTTTGGATTGTCCTTGTACACTTTACAACCTGCTGTTTTATGAGAACAATGTCAAGTTTTCTATTTTGATCATGGAAGGTTGgttgattatatatatttaggttTAGAGCTTTTTATCATCATGTCCCTGATCattgttgtttaattattttaattttaattttaaagaaacaaaaaagacaacTTGAGATGAAATATAGTAGATGAAGGTTGAATCTGGATTTTCATTGACAACATTCAAAAAGGGGTGTATTTGAATGAAAAAGTTGCTTTGAATGTTAGGAATCCAGTTTTGAAAGTTTGTCTATAACAACGATTCTGCGAGAATATAGGATTTGTGCTTCTAAAAATTCATTGCTATGAAAGTCTAGGGACCAAAATGAaatattgataaataaaaaatgtaggAGGAAAACTCCAAAAACCCATTCCACCAATTTCAGTCATTCCCTCTCCAAAGGCTATAGCTCCATGTAGAAAATTAGGTCCATCTCCATAcagaaaaattacaaagacCCATTTGAAGGAGCTCTACCAAAAATCTAATTAAGTCATATAGCCTTATTATATAAAGTCTTTAGAAAGGGGGGTGGGGGGGGGAGGGAAAGGCAGCTGCAATTTCAGCATTTATAGCATCACCCAACAGTAGATGCTATTCAAGCCTTAGCCTTTGAATAACATCTCCAAAATCTCCACATACGTGACAGCGAACTAACAGAATTCTTGACAGAATTTAACGATATGGACTATTTGTGAGTAGGGGTGCTAATCTTAGGAACCACTAATAACACAAAAGAACGTAAAGGAAgcaatttgataattttgtgAACTTCATTgacattttgtgataaaaacccTATGAAATAATATAGTGGATGAAGGTTGAAACTAGATTTTCATTGACAAGATTCAAAAGGGGTGTATTTTAATGAAAAAGTTGCTTTGAATATTAGATGTTCAGTTTTGAATAACAAAGATTAtgggaaaatatatataggatTTGTGCTtctaaattcatttatatgaTAGTCTGGGGACCAAAATGAAATGGTGATGAGACcatttgatgaaattgtcGTTTACCTTCTATTTGGTGCCAAAACCAACGAGAAGAAccttcaattaaaaaaagtccACGACCTGtgtaacaaaacaaaaaaagtcgACGGTCCGATCAAGGTAGGCCAAGAACCATTTTGCAGAGAATTCATCGCCATGCCATTTGGAGACTTTCCCGCATAATCCCAGAATTAATCCAGACAACCAAAACTTGATGGGCAAGAAAACCCCCCGCTCAAAGGGCAAACCCAAATCCAGAACCCCACCACCAGCACCACCCGAAACCGAAACCGAAACGCGAAACTGGCTGGACCTTCCACGGGACGTTACCGTTTCAATACTTTCACGACTGAGAGCGATCGATGTTTTGGAGAGCGCGCAGAAGGTGTGCATGGTTTGGCGCAACATCTGCAAAGATCCTCTCATCTGGCGCACCGTGGACATGAGCAATGGTGATTGCGACTTTGGGGCCTACGACTTGGATAAGATGCGCCGCCACGCAGTGGATCGTAGCTGTGGTAATCTGGTCGATATCAATAACGAGCACAACTGCACCGATGATCTCCTTAAGTATATCACCGacaggtattttttttttcgaatttGTATATCACCGACATGAGGGTTAGAACCTAAGACTACTTGTCTGTAATATAAATTTGTCAAAAATAGGTGCAGTGGAATCAGACGGCTCCGGTTAGTGTATTGCTATTTCACGTCAGTGGGGAGGTTTTATGAAGTGGCTTCAAGACTTGCTCTGTTAGAGAAGCTTAACAGCTTCTCTAACAGAGCAAGTCCATGGCCCAATGTATGCCCACACCAACCGGACCCAGAAGTCCTCgtgcagcccaaaacttcataTTTCATAAGTTGTTCGGAGGTCATGGTGATTTAGaaaaatttgtatgaaatggagATAATATTGTTTTGCGGTCAATCACACATAACATAATtggccaaaaataataaaataatgttatttttttttcatgtaagTGTTTCTCGTGGTGAGGGATTATAATGATGATTAACTTTGtattgttttcatattttgttgGGTACAAAGGAGCTGAAACAGAATATAATatggtgaagaagaaaaaaatgataatagacagataaaaaggcaaaaataGTCTTGTCTCCTCTACCCATTTATTGGAATTTTAATAGCACTTCGATTAAATAAACTACTAAATTAAATCCCTTCATTATGACTCcttcaataaatttttatttctcacTACTTCCCCATTCTCCACTGCAAAAtctacttttattttcttaagttcGTTACAACTCAGAATTGAGTGTGccgcgtgtctacgaactcgtttcgACGAGCCCAACACAATGGTGTAACTCAATCTCTCAAATTCTTTTCCGAACAAAAAATGACTAAAGTGACTCTactcccaaaaacaaaattataatttcataattaaataaattaaatatatgatTAAAATTGGGTAGGGTGTGACAAGTTAGGACTGTGAATAGGCCCTTAAAATCAAGTTTAAATCCCAtttgataaattatattaGGTTTTTAACAAGACATAttctgtatcatttgtggtctccaagggggagtgttgtaaaagtagAGTCTGGAGTCCCCAAAATGCCCCTCCCCTAATGTCTATATATTTGGACTTCCCTTAGATAGAAATTGAATCGATCGGATATGAATGAGAAATACAGATCAATAATacttgagagagaaaaactcTCTGCCTCTCAATTCTCTCCTCTGCAAATTCTCTTTAGTttacaacacgttatcagcacgaattcgCTCTCAATTATACAAGCTGAATTCTCTGATGAAACCTAGATATCCAGCCTCAGCTCCCCTGCTTCTTCCTCTGTTTCTTTCACAGAGAGCTCCTccaacaaaaacccaaaccGCTCCAGGCCGGGGTCGGAAATGGGCGGAACTCCCAGACGACGTCACGGCCTCGATACTCTTGCGGCTCGGAGCCATCGAAATCCTGACGAGCGCTCAGATGGTATGCGTGATGTGGCGCGACATCTGCAGGGACCCGCTGACGTGGCGCACCATCGACATGCGCGTTGATCCTGATGATCAGAGGCACATTGGTTACGACTTTGAGAAGATGTGCAGCCACGCTATCGATCGGAGCTCCGGCAATTTGATCGATATCAATGTCGACCACTTCGGCACCGACGAGCTCCTCAAGTACATCACCGACAGgtaattcaatttaattatttttgttaaatgttttggtttatatatatatatatatatatatatatatatatacacatacaaaatGATAATTGCTTCATTTGCTTgtcatttatattttggttgagttcaaattttagtCGTGTATGTATGTTTGGTTTTGGGGATTTGAAGTTTCAATTAAAAATGGTGTCTTGTTTTTGTATCTTTTAATCCCGCATAGCCCGGAGTTTAGAGTGCTTAGAAACTCCCTTTTCCTTAGTATTAAAGGAAGGTAAGGCACTCTTAGATATGTTCCATATGTCACCGTTGCCACTCGAAAGTGATTCTGAGGTGAATAGACTCCTCTGTGCCACAACTTTCTATGATGTATTTTACATCATGGTGACACTCTTGGACTGGACTCTCTTCACGTTCGTGTAATGATTTCTGGCGATGGAGATTATAACTCCCCTGAGCCCTTTCCAAA belongs to Prunus persica cultivar Lovell chromosome G4, Prunus_persica_NCBIv2, whole genome shotgun sequence and includes:
- the LOC18778305 gene encoding LOW QUALITY PROTEIN: F-box protein SKIP19 (The sequence of the model RefSeq protein was modified relative to this genomic sequence to represent the inferred CDS: inserted 2 bases in 1 codon), with protein sequence MGKKTPRSKGKPKSRTPPPAPPETETETRNWLDLPRDVTVSILSRLRAIDVLESAQKVCMVWRNICKDPLIWRTVDMSNGDCDFGAYDLDKMRRHAVDRSCGNLVDINNEHNCTDDLLKYITDRCSGIRRLRLVYCYFTSVGRFYEVASRLALLEKLNSFSNRASPWPNVCPHQPDPEVLVQPKTSYFISCSEVMRAPPTKTQTAPGRGRKWAELPDDVTASILLRLGAIEILTSAQMVCVMWRDICRDPLTWRTIDMRVDPDDQRHIGYDFEKMCSHAIDRSSGNLIDINVDHFGTDELLKYITDRGIKRLRLAHCYDITNEGLXASKLPLLEDLEISYCPFSHEPIDVVGASCPLLKSFKFNKRWYRWPHEESNDDALAIAGTMHDLRHLQLLGNKLTNDGLQAILDRCPHLESLDLRRCSNLKLGGKSGRRCAERIKKLRLPDDPIDNSELVYNSVFKCMPNRASERGGGKSP